A genomic region of Acidobacteriota bacterium contains the following coding sequences:
- the smc gene encoding chromosome segregation protein SMC produces MFRLEKVFISGFKSFCDPAELSFPERLTAVVGPNGCGKSNISDAILWVLGERRASHLRGDKMENIIFQGSSRRRALGMGEVELTLSTENGHPAAENGKLTIHRRVFRSGESEFRLNGKRVRLKEIADILMDTGLGIRNYSVMEQGKIDLILSNKPQDRRKLIEEAAGITSYKAKRRAAELKLDETQANLLRIDDTLSEMTRSLNSLKRQASRARRYDELASRLSEAKRSLYAAKLIEAKLAIETAAKALDESRESETAMSSSLQEIESNLTDARKSLAEKSALASRLRDELSRLNAEAERVRTFIEESEKSVSDLTAREEAARAQIGELDREAGEQQELVQQKSTELASATETRDRLKAEADALEQTRQSHADQVRRHERAIAEARENLMLTIARISDARNQSHQIDIAVEKCEFYLGKLDAAAQKVSEERDSARSVAMDWEGKVRATEQRLVELQRLARAALDDVEQIRIEHESSRESLAQSRDLISQTTYKIDSLRTLITSLEAQEETVRGAILEIFPHAEPAVGTVRAESGYEAALDTALSEIMRAVLIGNTDDAISAVSLLNSQQAGRGAFVRTDFRATPPEHSGLRSLASVIVGEGTEADAVRAAVGGIAVTDTLEEALALSSSHPGIRFVAKDGSLVHGSLVAGGSRKESRGVFTVKRELEDLESTIRQEKDRSVEIDRKLTDLEHRLSSADDARILAEERARRAETELQEMRAARDNASTQLQRFERDFETTSEERSIFLEEKQQLAERKARALEELRALEANESEMESELHEHENALRTARGQFEESTDAASHGRVELEAATGRLQTVRREHENLARLVHSLQNRRDQLGNEIENLQSRIAQTTEAITTSQSRLEELDNSLSEGEQRRVAWDQEIAELEARVAELDENSASQRSLWNETREGLFEAERAVDRANSRIDHLREQIQMDLHVGIESLAEIEPPQDQEARVALEEEVAALTEKIDKLGPVNVLAIEEYEEIEEREGFLRTQRDDLVQAIESLRTTIRKTNATSRELFREAFAAVNENFGKIFVSLFGGGSASMQLLDEDDILESGIEIHAQPAGKKTQIVGLLSGGERALTALALLFAIFRYKPSPFCILDEVDAPLDEVNNERFVKLLRAMAHDTQFVVITHSKRTMEAADVLYGVTMEEAGCSKLVSVSFSEVEGGAA; encoded by the coding sequence ATGTTTCGTCTGGAAAAAGTCTTCATCTCGGGCTTCAAGTCGTTCTGCGACCCGGCGGAGCTCTCCTTCCCCGAGCGGCTCACCGCCGTGGTCGGGCCGAACGGATGCGGCAAGTCGAATATCAGCGACGCGATCCTCTGGGTTCTCGGGGAGCGGCGCGCCAGCCATCTGCGCGGCGACAAGATGGAGAACATCATCTTTCAGGGATCGTCTCGCCGACGGGCCCTGGGAATGGGAGAGGTCGAGCTCACGCTCTCCACCGAAAACGGCCATCCGGCAGCCGAGAACGGCAAACTGACCATCCACCGCCGCGTCTTCCGATCGGGAGAGTCCGAGTTCCGCCTCAACGGCAAACGGGTCCGGCTCAAGGAGATCGCGGACATCCTGATGGATACCGGTCTCGGGATCCGGAACTATTCGGTGATGGAGCAGGGGAAGATCGACCTGATCCTCTCCAACAAACCGCAGGATCGCCGCAAACTGATCGAAGAAGCCGCCGGGATCACGAGCTACAAGGCCAAACGGCGTGCCGCCGAGCTGAAGCTCGACGAAACTCAGGCCAATCTTCTCCGGATCGACGACACGCTCTCCGAGATGACGCGGAGTCTCAATTCGCTCAAGCGACAGGCTTCCCGCGCGCGGCGCTACGATGAGCTGGCATCGCGTCTGTCGGAGGCGAAGCGGTCGCTCTACGCGGCAAAGCTGATCGAGGCGAAGCTCGCGATCGAAACCGCGGCAAAAGCGCTGGACGAGTCGCGTGAATCCGAGACGGCGATGAGCTCGTCGCTGCAGGAGATCGAGTCGAATCTCACGGACGCCCGGAAGTCTCTGGCCGAAAAATCCGCCCTTGCCTCGCGTCTGCGCGACGAGCTGTCGCGGCTCAACGCCGAAGCCGAGCGTGTCCGGACCTTCATCGAGGAATCGGAGAAGAGCGTCAGCGATCTGACCGCGAGAGAAGAGGCGGCTCGCGCACAGATAGGCGAGCTCGACCGCGAGGCCGGCGAGCAGCAGGAGCTCGTGCAGCAAAAGTCGACTGAGCTCGCCAGCGCTACCGAGACCCGGGATCGGCTCAAAGCCGAAGCCGATGCGCTCGAGCAGACACGACAGTCGCATGCCGACCAGGTGCGCCGGCACGAGCGTGCAATCGCCGAGGCCCGCGAGAATCTGATGCTGACGATCGCACGCATCTCGGACGCGCGCAACCAGTCCCACCAGATCGACATCGCCGTCGAAAAATGCGAGTTCTACCTCGGCAAGCTCGACGCCGCGGCTCAGAAAGTCAGCGAAGAACGCGACTCCGCGAGATCGGTCGCCATGGACTGGGAGGGAAAGGTCCGTGCGACCGAGCAGCGTCTCGTCGAGCTGCAGAGGCTCGCCAGAGCCGCTCTCGACGACGTCGAACAGATCCGGATCGAGCACGAGTCTTCCCGCGAGAGCCTCGCCCAGTCCCGCGACCTCATCTCTCAAACAACCTACAAGATCGATTCGCTTCGCACTCTGATCACATCTCTCGAAGCGCAGGAAGAGACCGTGCGTGGGGCGATCCTCGAGATTTTCCCGCACGCCGAGCCCGCCGTCGGCACCGTGCGAGCGGAATCGGGATACGAAGCCGCCCTCGATACGGCTCTCAGCGAGATCATGCGCGCGGTTCTCATCGGCAACACCGACGATGCGATCTCCGCGGTAAGTCTCCTCAACAGCCAGCAGGCCGGTCGTGGAGCCTTCGTCCGGACGGATTTTCGGGCCACTCCACCTGAACACTCCGGGCTCCGTTCGCTCGCCTCGGTCATCGTCGGCGAAGGCACCGAGGCCGATGCCGTCCGGGCAGCGGTCGGGGGGATCGCGGTGACCGACACGCTCGAAGAGGCTCTGGCCCTTTCGAGCAGCCACCCGGGAATTCGCTTCGTCGCAAAGGACGGATCACTCGTTCACGGATCGCTCGTCGCCGGCGGCTCGAGAAAAGAGAGCCGCGGCGTTTTCACGGTCAAGCGGGAGCTCGAGGATCTCGAGAGCACGATACGCCAGGAGAAGGACCGTTCCGTCGAGATCGACCGGAAACTCACCGACCTCGAGCATCGGCTCTCCTCGGCGGACGATGCTCGAATCCTGGCCGAGGAGAGGGCCCGCCGCGCCGAAACCGAGCTTCAGGAGATGCGGGCCGCACGCGACAACGCCTCGACTCAGCTGCAGCGTTTCGAGAGGGACTTCGAAACGACCTCGGAAGAACGATCCATCTTTCTCGAAGAGAAGCAGCAGCTCGCCGAGCGAAAAGCGCGGGCTCTCGAGGAACTGCGAGCGCTCGAGGCGAATGAAAGCGAGATGGAGTCCGAGCTCCACGAGCACGAGAACGCACTCCGCACCGCTCGGGGACAGTTCGAGGAATCGACTGACGCCGCATCGCACGGACGCGTGGAGCTGGAAGCCGCCACCGGCAGGCTTCAGACGGTTCGTCGGGAGCACGAGAACCTCGCGAGACTGGTTCATTCGCTTCAGAACCGGCGGGACCAGCTCGGTAACGAGATCGAGAATCTCCAGTCGCGAATTGCCCAGACCACCGAAGCCATCACGACCTCGCAGAGCCGCCTCGAGGAGCTCGACAACAGCCTGAGCGAAGGCGAGCAAAGACGCGTAGCCTGGGATCAGGAGATCGCCGAGCTCGAGGCCAGGGTCGCCGAGCTCGATGAAAACTCCGCATCGCAGCGATCGCTATGGAACGAAACGCGCGAGGGGCTTTTCGAGGCCGAGCGCGCGGTCGACCGGGCGAACAGCCGCATCGACCACCTCCGTGAACAGATTCAGATGGATCTTCACGTCGGAATCGAATCGCTCGCGGAGATCGAGCCTCCTCAGGACCAGGAAGCGCGCGTCGCTCTCGAAGAGGAGGTCGCCGCACTGACCGAAAAGATCGACAAGCTCGGCCCCGTCAACGTCCTCGCCATCGAGGAGTACGAAGAAATCGAGGAACGCGAAGGCTTCCTTCGAACCCAGCGCGACGATCTGGTCCAGGCGATCGAGTCGCTCAGAACAACGATCCGGAAAACCAACGCGACATCCCGCGAGCTCTTCCGCGAAGCGTTTGCCGCGGTCAACGAGAATTTCGGCAAGATCTTCGTCTCGCTCTTCGGCGGAGGCTCCGCTTCGATGCAGCTTCTCGACGAAGACGACATCCTCGAGAGCGGAATCGAGATTCACGCCCAGCCTGCCGGCAAGAAAACCCAGATCGTGGGACTTCTCTCGGGTGGCGAGCGAGCGCTGACCGCCCTCGCTCTTCTCTTCGCGATCTTTCGCTACAAACCGAGCCCCTTCTGTATCCTCGACGAGGTCGATGCCCCGCTCGACGAGGTCAACAACGAACGGTTCGTCAAACTCCTCCGCGCGATGGCGCACGATACGCAATTCGTCGTGATCACGCATTCAAAGCGCACGATGGAAGCGGCCGACGTTCTCTACGGCGTCACGATGGAGGAAGCGGGATGCTCCAAGCTCGTGTCGGTCTCGTTCAGCGAGGTCGAGGGAGGCGCGGCTTAG
- the aat gene encoding leucyl/phenylalanyl-tRNA--protein transferase, with the protein MRFPSPRNAPHDVIGLSNDLSTATLLDAYSKGIFPWPVDEETPIVWFSPRRRAVLDFDRLRIGRTLRREIRRSRFQLTIDAAFERVMQHCAEISRPDQDGTWILPEMIDAYSRLHRSGHAHSVEVWDGERLIGGLYGVDPGGAFSGESMFHLEDGASKIALLALVERLRAHGQSWIDVQVMTPHMARLGARLIGRSEFLDRLEEALSVGRKFWSDRALTLPEL; encoded by the coding sequence ATGCGATTTCCGTCTCCCCGGAATGCGCCCCACGACGTGATCGGTCTTTCGAATGATCTCTCCACCGCAACGTTGCTCGATGCCTACTCGAAGGGGATTTTTCCGTGGCCGGTCGACGAGGAGACGCCCATCGTATGGTTCAGTCCCCGGCGCCGGGCGGTGCTCGACTTCGACCGGCTCAGGATCGGGCGGACCCTCCGAAGGGAGATTCGGCGCTCGCGCTTCCAGCTCACGATCGACGCTGCATTCGAGAGGGTCATGCAGCACTGTGCCGAGATCTCCAGACCCGACCAGGACGGCACCTGGATCCTGCCCGAAATGATTGATGCATACAGCCGGCTCCACCGGAGCGGCCATGCGCACAGCGTCGAGGTCTGGGATGGCGAGCGGCTCATCGGGGGGCTCTACGGCGTCGATCCGGGAGGCGCTTTTTCGGGAGAGAGCATGTTTCATCTCGAAGACGGCGCTTCGAAAATCGCGCTGCTGGCGCTGGTCGAGCGCCTCCGTGCGCACGGTCAGAGCTGGATCGACGTGCAGGTGATGACGCCACATATGGCGCGGCTCGGAGCGCGGCTCATCGGGCGGTCAGAGTTTCTCGACCGGCTCGAGGAAGCGTTGAGCGTCGGACGTAAATTCTGGTCGGACCGGGCACTGACCCTCCCGGAGCTGTAG
- a CDS encoding SIMPL domain-containing protein (The SIMPL domain is named for its presence in mouse protein SIMPL (signalling molecule that associates with mouse pelle-like kinase). Bacterial member BP26, from Brucella, was shown to assemble into a channel-like structure, while YggE from E. coli has been associated with resistance to oxidative stress.): MRSAAMAMTLILAVSCAYGQASTDPATTPARGERNTISVTGESTLSLEPDMVTFTVGVQTMADTVNGAVSESNRRTEAVINALLAAGADRSEIQTRNFSVWPQMDYGNEGARRRTPSIVGYQVSNEIVVRKRDPAVAGRLLQAAIDAGANTGGGLQFIVSDPGEGDDEGLTRAYADARRKALLLAEAAGRRLGATLSITEGAITPPRPGVMAVEARMSADSSVPIESGRQQKAYMVSVVFALE; this comes from the coding sequence ATGAGATCAGCAGCGATGGCAATGACTCTGATTCTGGCGGTGTCGTGTGCGTACGGTCAGGCGTCGACCGATCCCGCCACGACCCCTGCGAGAGGAGAGCGGAACACGATCTCGGTCACTGGAGAGTCGACGCTCTCGCTCGAGCCCGACATGGTGACCTTCACGGTCGGTGTTCAGACGATGGCGGATACCGTCAACGGGGCGGTCAGCGAAAGCAACCGCCGAACCGAGGCGGTGATCAACGCTCTGCTCGCCGCCGGCGCCGACAGGAGCGAGATCCAGACGCGAAACTTTTCTGTTTGGCCGCAGATGGACTATGGAAACGAAGGTGCCCGGCGGCGGACACCGAGCATCGTCGGGTATCAGGTCTCGAATGAGATTGTCGTGAGGAAGCGGGATCCCGCGGTCGCCGGGAGACTTCTTCAGGCTGCGATCGACGCGGGGGCAAACACGGGCGGTGGACTTCAGTTCATCGTTTCGGATCCGGGTGAAGGCGATGACGAGGGGCTGACGCGCGCATATGCAGACGCGCGGAGGAAGGCGCTTCTGCTCGCCGAGGCCGCAGGGCGACGGCTGGGTGCGACGCTTTCGATCACCGAGGGAGCGATCACGCCGCCACGTCCTGGAGTGATGGCCGTCGAAGCGCGGATGTCTGCAGACAGCTCGGTTCCGATCGAGTCCGGACGCCAGCAGAAGGCCTACATGGTCAGCGTCGTGTTCGCGCTGGAATAG
- a CDS encoding ferredoxin, translating into MADPNDKVPGQVPGPFFVDTQCIDCDLCRETSPENFRRNDEEGFSYVYKQPETDEERELSQEALENCPVEAIGNDG; encoded by the coding sequence ATGGCCGATCCAAACGACAAAGTACCGGGACAGGTTCCGGGACCATTCTTCGTCGACACCCAGTGCATCGACTGCGATCTCTGCCGGGAGACCTCGCCCGAGAACTTCCGCAGAAACGACGAGGAGGGCTTCTCCTACGTCTACAAGCAGCCGGAGACCGACGAGGAGAGAGAGCTCTCGCAGGAGGCTCTCGAGAACTGTCCGGTCGAGGCGATCGGCAACGACGGCTGA
- a CDS encoding response regulator: MPASETQRILVVDDDEFVRNLVRVILRRAGYEADAASDGGEALEKIAGFKYDLIMLDLMMPRIDGLEVLQRLGGHQTVPPIVVMTAADDAMVERIPRQFVKAVIRKPFDVSELTTLVAGAMSN, translated from the coding sequence ATGCCGGCAAGCGAAACTCAACGGATTCTCGTCGTCGATGACGACGAATTCGTCCGAAATCTGGTCAGAGTGATTCTGAGACGAGCGGGCTATGAAGCCGACGCCGCCTCCGACGGCGGAGAAGCTCTCGAGAAAATCGCCGGCTTCAAGTATGACCTGATCATGCTCGACCTGATGATGCCGCGAATCGACGGGCTCGAGGTCCTTCAGCGACTCGGGGGGCATCAGACGGTCCCTCCGATCGTCGTGATGACGGCGGCCGACGATGCGATGGTCGAGCGCATTCCCCGACAGTTCGTCAAAGCGGTCATCCGGAAACCCTTCGACGTTTCCGAGCTCACCACGCTCGTCGCCGGCGCGATGAGCAACTGA
- a CDS encoding lytic transglycosylase domain-containing protein, producing MARVAGILLAILIFATGLSASEPAEPPRNVRSPDGGFAFNPDPHFPLSAGEAALARRLSRMWTRDSAALVRMISDARQLEGSELGTELILAVAHAETNGRPWLVSEAGAVGLAQATPAAWIDEGFGGKLFVTETYLEGTRAYLQKKPLYDAWVVSRRMLECGPDEETRRLLDQTWTLIEEGDEQIETLARFGSPELFRATEEASVRNEQIVRRLEKLFARPDDEEIDRVGQEALLWYELMKETQRENWVAYHDEITGLRDRLIREGLGLDPEQAKKNHAYLIAEFLGCELDARFLPAESARFLVRHLDSRFDDAEALGFSGADRERWALALYNGGSHNVKRLVAGLMRNLPETDRYVVKIPATRDSLSEAVGGIR from the coding sequence ATGGCGAGAGTGGCGGGAATCCTGTTGGCGATCCTGATCTTCGCCACCGGTTTGTCTGCTTCCGAGCCCGCCGAGCCGCCGAGAAATGTCCGAAGCCCGGATGGCGGCTTCGCCTTCAATCCCGATCCTCATTTTCCGCTCAGTGCCGGCGAAGCTGCGCTCGCGCGCCGGCTGTCGCGGATGTGGACGCGCGATTCCGCGGCACTGGTTCGCATGATCAGCGACGCACGGCAGCTCGAAGGCTCGGAGCTCGGCACCGAGCTCATTCTCGCGGTTGCTCATGCGGAGACCAACGGCCGGCCGTGGCTCGTTTCCGAGGCCGGAGCAGTCGGGCTCGCACAGGCGACCCCGGCCGCATGGATCGACGAAGGTTTCGGCGGGAAGCTCTTCGTCACCGAGACCTACCTCGAAGGTACGCGCGCGTATCTGCAGAAAAAGCCGCTTTATGACGCGTGGGTCGTCTCTCGCCGGATGCTCGAGTGCGGTCCCGATGAGGAAACCCGCAGACTGCTCGACCAGACCTGGACGCTCATCGAAGAAGGCGACGAGCAGATCGAGACGCTTGCTCGCTTCGGTTCGCCCGAGCTTTTCCGCGCAACCGAGGAGGCGTCGGTCAGGAACGAGCAGATCGTCAGGCGGCTCGAAAAACTCTTCGCGAGGCCCGACGACGAAGAGATCGATCGAGTTGGGCAGGAAGCTCTCCTCTGGTACGAGTTGATGAAGGAAACCCAGCGGGAGAACTGGGTTGCCTATCACGACGAGATCACGGGCCTGCGGGACCGGTTGATCCGCGAAGGTCTCGGGCTCGATCCGGAGCAGGCGAAGAAGAACCATGCCTATCTGATCGCCGAATTTCTCGGATGCGAGCTCGACGCACGATTTCTTCCCGCAGAGTCGGCGCGTTTCCTCGTACGTCATCTCGACAGCCGGTTCGACGACGCCGAGGCGCTCGGCTTCAGCGGTGCCGATCGCGAACGGTGGGCGCTCGCGCTCTACAACGGCGGATCCCACAACGTGAAGCGACTGGTCGCCGGGCTGATGCGCAACCTTCCCGAGACCGATCGCTACGTCGTGAAGATTCCGGCGACCCGCGATTCGCTTTCCGAGGCGGTCGGGGGGATTCGATGA
- a CDS encoding amidohydrolase family protein, whose amino-acid sequence MTAMEVFDVHIHVQPWSLMKPAVVSLMDDEAHDGVRALIESPPDLMAYLAREGVGRACAINYVAPDVMGFTAEVNDWITSYAAGTNGRLLPVGSVHPLATPDVREETERILALGVRMVKLHPPHQLFRVNSYRDELPRLGDLYEICEERGVPVMVHTGTSVFPGARNVYADPMPVDDVAVDFPDLPIILAHAGRPMYGETAFFLARRHPNVHLELSGIPPSRLPHYVPRLESIAEKVLWGTDWPSPGVTSIRSNVEAFRALGYGEEIERLVLRENAERLFGAMS is encoded by the coding sequence ATGACCGCAATGGAAGTGTTCGACGTTCACATTCACGTGCAACCGTGGTCGCTGATGAAGCCCGCCGTAGTCAGCCTGATGGATGACGAGGCGCACGACGGCGTCCGCGCACTCATCGAGAGTCCTCCCGATCTCATGGCGTACCTCGCGAGGGAGGGGGTCGGACGCGCCTGTGCAATCAACTACGTCGCCCCCGACGTGATGGGCTTCACTGCGGAGGTCAACGACTGGATCACTTCCTACGCCGCAGGAACGAATGGACGGCTGCTGCCGGTCGGCTCGGTCCACCCTCTCGCGACGCCGGACGTCCGTGAGGAAACCGAGCGCATTCTGGCCCTCGGTGTCCGGATGGTGAAGCTCCATCCGCCCCACCAGCTCTTCCGGGTGAACTCGTATCGTGACGAGCTCCCCCGGCTTGGCGATCTGTACGAAATCTGCGAAGAGCGCGGCGTGCCGGTCATGGTCCATACGGGGACCTCGGTTTTCCCGGGAGCCCGGAACGTTTACGCCGATCCGATGCCCGTCGACGACGTCGCGGTCGATTTTCCCGATCTCCCGATCATTCTCGCGCATGCGGGACGGCCGATGTATGGCGAGACTGCGTTCTTTCTGGCGAGACGCCATCCGAACGTCCACCTCGAGCTCTCCGGTATCCCCCCCTCGCGTCTGCCACACTACGTTCCCAGGCTGGAGTCGATCGCGGAGAAGGTCCTCTGGGGCACGGACTGGCCATCTCCCGGCGTGACATCGATCCGATCCAACGTCGAGGCGTTCCGGGCGCTCGGGTACGGCGAGGAGATCGAGCGGCTCGTCCTCCGGGAGAACGCCGAACGCCTCTTCGGCGCAATGTCATGA
- the gltX gene encoding glutamate--tRNA ligase, protein MRLRFAPSPTGFLHVGGARTAIFNLLHARRHGGRFILRIEDTDVERSETRHADQILRSMEWLGVEWDEGPHFQSQRLPLYREKVEQLLAAGRAYRCFCTVEELAEERKKTEASGLPYRYSGKCREIPGLDPDVRHVIRFRVPDGDAIVIRDRIRGDVRVDRSVLDDFILVRTDGNPTYHLSVVVDDIDMGITLVARGEDHLSNTPKHVLLFDALGSSVPEFAHVPLILGPDKKRLSKRTGATSVEEYRDLGVLPQALFNFLTLLGWSPGDDREIITREEAEKVFDLGDVNRSAAVFDTDKLMWMNGQYLGSAPLSEVMTGVRPFIRFEIDDAERLESVVELNRTRARSLADLAESIKPYFASDDEIEYDEQAVKKHLRGEKLGERIERLRDRYQGLEPWTVESTEQALREVAESMELGGGKLIHPLRLAVTGRGVSPPIFDVLALVGQHATVARLDRLLEFVKSEE, encoded by the coding sequence ATGAGACTCCGTTTCGCACCTTCCCCCACCGGCTTCCTCCATGTCGGAGGAGCGCGCACCGCGATCTTCAATCTTCTCCACGCGAGACGTCATGGCGGACGCTTCATTCTTCGGATCGAGGACACCGACGTCGAGCGGTCGGAGACGCGCCACGCCGATCAGATTCTCAGATCGATGGAATGGCTCGGCGTCGAATGGGACGAAGGCCCGCACTTTCAGAGCCAGCGCCTCCCCCTCTACCGCGAGAAGGTCGAACAGCTTCTCGCCGCCGGCCGCGCCTATCGCTGCTTCTGCACCGTCGAAGAGCTCGCCGAGGAGAGGAAAAAGACCGAAGCGTCCGGTCTCCCATACCGCTACTCGGGAAAGTGCCGCGAGATCCCGGGCCTCGACCCGGACGTTCGTCACGTGATCCGCTTCCGCGTTCCGGATGGAGACGCCATCGTCATCCGGGATCGCATCAGAGGCGATGTTCGCGTCGACCGAAGCGTTCTCGACGACTTCATCCTCGTCCGGACGGACGGCAACCCGACCTATCACCTCTCGGTCGTCGTCGACGACATCGACATGGGGATCACGCTCGTCGCTCGCGGTGAGGATCATCTCTCCAATACTCCGAAACACGTCCTCCTCTTCGACGCGCTCGGAAGCAGCGTTCCGGAGTTTGCTCACGTACCGCTCATCCTCGGCCCTGACAAGAAGCGGCTCAGCAAGCGGACCGGCGCGACGTCCGTCGAGGAATACCGCGATCTCGGCGTTCTTCCGCAGGCTCTCTTCAACTTCCTGACGCTTCTCGGATGGTCCCCGGGCGATGACCGGGAGATCATCACGCGCGAAGAGGCCGAAAAGGTCTTCGATCTCGGGGACGTCAACCGCTCCGCGGCGGTTTTCGACACCGACAAGCTGATGTGGATGAATGGCCAGTACCTCGGAAGCGCCCCGCTTTCCGAGGTGATGACCGGCGTCCGGCCTTTCATCCGCTTCGAGATCGACGACGCAGAGAGACTCGAGTCGGTCGTCGAGCTGAATCGAACGCGTGCACGCTCGCTCGCAGATCTCGCGGAGTCGATCAAGCCATACTTCGCGAGCGATGACGAGATCGAGTACGACGAACAGGCCGTGAAAAAACACCTTCGCGGGGAGAAGCTCGGTGAGCGGATCGAGCGTCTTCGCGATCGATACCAGGGGCTCGAACCGTGGACAGTCGAATCAACCGAGCAAGCGCTGCGGGAGGTCGCCGAGTCGATGGAGCTCGGCGGAGGCAAGCTGATTCACCCGCTGAGGCTCGCGGTGACGGGTCGCGGAGTGTCTCCTCCGATTTTCGACGTTCTGGCGCTGGTCGGGCAGCATGCCACGGTCGCCCGTCTCGACCGGCTCCTGGAATTCGTGAAGAGTGAAGAGTGA
- a CDS encoding M48 family metalloprotease: MKAKLIFPTIIILTLIAPACSSGGGFNLISLEEEWQLGRQLEADIARQMTINRDPTVNQYVNRLGQAIVSKTSMAQLPWNFHVVQSDEINAFNIPGGHVYVTTGLINAADQANELAGVMAHEIAHGVERHATEQMSRAYGLNILASIVLGQDPATYQAILAQIVGTGALASFSRDAERQSDDLAVNWMTAAGYHPSGMVSMFETLIQNRRGSPGAVDKFFSTHPVTENRIADVNEQISRMSLPSNLIRDEQAYQAVRARV; this comes from the coding sequence ATGAAAGCGAAGCTGATTTTTCCGACAATCATCATCCTGACCCTCATCGCTCCCGCGTGCAGCAGCGGCGGGGGCTTCAATCTGATCTCGCTCGAGGAGGAGTGGCAACTCGGACGGCAGCTCGAGGCCGACATTGCCCGGCAGATGACGATCAACCGTGATCCGACGGTCAACCAGTACGTGAACCGGCTGGGCCAGGCGATCGTCTCGAAAACCTCGATGGCGCAGCTCCCGTGGAACTTTCACGTGGTCCAGTCCGACGAGATCAACGCCTTCAACATCCCCGGCGGCCACGTGTACGTGACGACGGGCCTGATCAATGCCGCCGATCAGGCGAACGAGCTCGCGGGCGTCATGGCTCACGAGATCGCTCACGGCGTCGAGCGGCATGCGACCGAACAGATGAGCCGCGCCTACGGGCTGAACATCCTCGCGAGCATCGTTCTCGGACAGGATCCCGCAACGTATCAGGCGATCCTCGCACAGATCGTCGGCACCGGCGCCCTCGCGAGCTTTAGTCGTGACGCCGAGCGCCAGTCGGACGACCTCGCCGTCAACTGGATGACGGCTGCCGGGTACCACCCGAGTGGCATGGTGTCGATGTTCGAGACTCTGATTCAGAATCGGCGGGGATCTCCCGGAGCCGTAGACAAGTTCTTCTCGACACACCCGGTGACGGAAAACCGGATCGCCGACGTGAACGAGCAGATCTCGCGGATGTCGCTTCCATCGAATCTGATTCGCGACGAACAGGCGTACCAGGCGGTCCGCGCGAGAGTCTGA
- a CDS encoding GNAT family N-acetyltransferase codes for MRPIYGDWSWRSSDNVRFDHLTIRRASEGDIDDVIDLLKRSDLPVAGITGHHLRYVVAREDEHLVGCVGAEVYGEVALIRSLAVAEDRQGSGLGRRLVQEILDRLRFRGIREFYLLTTTAEEFFRARGFETVPRSILPDALQASEELRGACPDTATSMRLIFS; via the coding sequence ATGCGTCCGATTTATGGGGATTGGAGCTGGCGATCATCGGACAACGTGCGCTTCGACCATCTGACGATACGGCGGGCATCGGAGGGAGACATCGACGATGTCATCGATCTGCTGAAGCGGAGCGATCTTCCCGTCGCCGGGATCACCGGACATCATTTGCGCTACGTCGTGGCTCGAGAGGATGAACACTTGGTCGGTTGCGTGGGAGCCGAGGTCTATGGAGAAGTGGCGCTGATCCGATCGCTCGCGGTCGCCGAGGACCGGCAGGGTAGTGGCCTCGGGCGCCGGCTCGTTCAGGAAATCCTCGATCGGCTCAGGTTTCGCGGTATCCGGGAGTTTTATCTCCTGACGACGACGGCGGAGGAATTCTTTCGAGCGCGGGGGTTCGAGACGGTGCCCCGATCGATACTTCCCGACGCACTGCAGGCCTCGGAGGAGTTACGCGGCGCGTGTCCGGATACCGCAACGAGCATGCGGCTGATATTTTCATGA